In one uncultured Methanoregula sp. genomic region, the following are encoded:
- a CDS encoding helix-turn-helix transcriptional regulator, protein MKNKIKVFRAMHDLTQEDLAMAIGVTRQTILAIEKGKYVPSLDLAFKISRYFKVNIEEVFNYESEVRTIDID, encoded by the coding sequence ATGAAGAATAAGATCAAAGTGTTCCGGGCAATGCATGATCTCACGCAGGAAGATCTTGCTATGGCCATTGGCGTCACGCGGCAGACCATTCTTGCGATTGAAAAAGGGAAATATGTCCCGTCACTCGATCTTGCCTTCAAGATCTCCCGATACTTCAAAGTGAATATTGAAGAGGTCTTCAACTACGAGAGCGAAGTGCGGACGATCGATATCGATTGA